In Pseudoalteromonas sp. NC201, a single window of DNA contains:
- a CDS encoding WD40 repeat domain-containing protein → MSRLISLAWFALFLVGCGSQPEISKGVTSQLTQNGIILGHFSKDGKWSVTLDSNAEIHIYDNANQSVIFSVPKDKIKTPVKEVLLSDDKEMLIVAGENLISIWSVPKQKLITNVPFAGVSPLASISALALSHNNQRLLVAMDDGSLNMADLFTKLNNRFMPHTRPIEHLAFDNSGDYFVTGAQDGLVALWQFASPEPLYEHQFSHRVTSLTVSHDGKHLFVSDGLNAQHVLDFESGKQLSELKYMARFKMFRKAKFISDSGLLATSSSKSHLSIWRYESGEELGTWSIHTENEGATVVDMYVPNPDTLVTLNSDGMLETWAVNVLAKK, encoded by the coding sequence ATGTCTCGTTTAATATCACTAGCTTGGTTCGCTTTATTTTTAGTAGGGTGTGGATCGCAGCCTGAAATTAGTAAAGGGGTAACAAGCCAGTTGACGCAAAATGGCATAATACTCGGGCATTTTTCTAAAGATGGAAAGTGGAGCGTAACATTAGACAGTAATGCTGAAATCCATATTTATGACAATGCCAATCAGTCTGTCATATTCTCAGTACCCAAAGACAAAATAAAAACACCAGTTAAAGAAGTTTTACTGTCAGATGATAAGGAAATGCTCATCGTGGCAGGTGAAAACCTTATCTCAATTTGGTCTGTTCCAAAGCAAAAGTTGATAACGAACGTACCTTTTGCAGGGGTGAGTCCACTAGCTTCAATCTCTGCTTTAGCGCTTTCCCATAACAATCAGCGTTTGCTTGTTGCGATGGATGATGGCTCACTCAATATGGCGGATCTATTCACTAAGTTAAACAATCGTTTTATGCCACATACTCGACCGATAGAGCATTTGGCGTTTGACAATAGTGGCGACTATTTTGTTACAGGCGCGCAAGATGGGTTGGTTGCCCTTTGGCAATTTGCCTCACCAGAACCTTTATATGAGCATCAATTTAGTCATCGTGTTACCAGTTTAACAGTGAGTCATGATGGCAAGCACTTATTCGTCTCAGATGGGTTGAATGCGCAACATGTACTAGACTTTGAGTCTGGAAAACAGCTCAGTGAGCTAAAGTATATGGCGCGTTTTAAGATGTTTAGAAAGGCCAAATTTATTTCTGACTCAGGCTTACTTGCGACATCATCGTCAAAGTCTCACCTCTCCATCTGGCGCTATGAGAGCGGGGAAGAATTAGGTACCTGGTCTATTCATACTGAGAATGAGGGGGCAACGGTAGTCGATATGTATGTCCCAAACCCAGACACCTTAGTAACGCTAAATAGCGACGGTATGCTTGAGACGTGGGCGGTTAACGTACTTGCTAAAAAGTAA